In one window of Eggerthella guodeyinii DNA:
- a CDS encoding GntR family transcriptional regulator codes for MFETLRVNDTSGVPVWIQIRNHMIFLIRSGRLRPGDTLPTVRELAIQLGVNYNTIHKVYQDLETDGLILSGRGKRSTIAEIDREALNLPDSPVDVVIEELVRVIRETGISRVDAMARIEEAFATLDE; via the coding sequence GTGTTCGAGACGTTGCGGGTGAACGATACATCGGGCGTTCCCGTGTGGATTCAAATCCGCAACCACATGATCTTCCTGATCCGATCGGGGCGGCTGCGGCCGGGAGACACGCTGCCCACCGTGCGCGAGCTGGCCATTCAGCTGGGCGTGAACTACAACACCATCCACAAGGTGTATCAGGACCTCGAGACCGACGGGCTGATCCTGTCGGGCCGCGGGAAGCGTTCGACCATCGCCGAAATCGACCGGGAAGCGCTCAACCTTCCCGATTCGCCGGTGGACGTCGTGATCGAGGAGCTGGTGCGCGTGATTCGGGAAACGGGGATTTCCCGCGTGGACGCGATGGCGCGGATCGAGGAAGCGTTCGCGACGCTCGACGAGTGA
- a CDS encoding hydantoinase/oxoprolinase N-terminal domain-containing protein: protein MYKLGIDVGGTNTDAVLIDENLQVVAAVKNPTSGDIYTGIMGAVDAVLDESGVDRALIGQAMLGTTQCTNAIVERKGLAPIAILRIGAPATVGIPPMVDWAEDIAAVCVDALVIEGGFEYDGKRLAEFDEAACRAFFEGVKGRVEAVAVSSVFSTVRNDDELRAAEIAREVLGEGVHVSISSEIGSMGLIERENATILNAALYDVARRFTEGFAQSLADKGVVNAEVYLSQNDGTLMTMEHARRYPILTIACGPTNSIRGASYLSRRDDAIVIDVGGTTTDLGVLAHGFPRESGVAVTIGGVRTNFRMPDVVSIGLGGGSIVRVADDGTVCVGPDSVGYEIARKALVFGGDTMTATDIAVRLGMAEVGDGALVADIPEDVAERAMAAIRALVEDAIDVMKVSSDDIDVVLVGGGAIVLPHELAGTAEVDAPEHAGCANAIGSAISKVSGVYEALVDYDVTPRDEALAIARAAAVDAAVEAGAVRDTVEIIDAEDVPLAYYPGHTNRVKVKAAGDLG from the coding sequence ATGTACAAACTGGGCATCGACGTGGGCGGGACGAACACCGACGCCGTCCTGATCGACGAGAACCTGCAGGTGGTGGCCGCGGTGAAGAACCCCACCTCGGGCGACATCTACACGGGCATCATGGGCGCGGTGGACGCCGTGCTCGACGAGAGCGGCGTCGATCGCGCGCTCATCGGGCAGGCCATGCTGGGCACCACCCAGTGCACGAACGCCATCGTGGAGCGCAAGGGCCTCGCGCCCATCGCCATCCTGCGCATCGGCGCGCCGGCCACGGTGGGCATCCCGCCGATGGTGGACTGGGCCGAGGACATCGCGGCCGTGTGCGTGGACGCGCTCGTTATCGAGGGCGGCTTCGAGTACGACGGCAAGCGCCTGGCGGAGTTCGACGAGGCCGCGTGCCGCGCGTTCTTCGAGGGCGTGAAGGGGCGCGTGGAGGCGGTGGCCGTGTCGAGCGTGTTCTCCACCGTGCGCAACGACGACGAGCTGCGCGCCGCCGAGATCGCGCGCGAGGTGCTGGGCGAGGGCGTGCATGTGTCCATCTCGAGCGAAATCGGCTCGATGGGCCTGATCGAGCGCGAGAACGCCACCATCCTGAACGCGGCGCTGTACGACGTGGCGCGCCGTTTCACGGAGGGCTTCGCGCAGAGCCTGGCCGACAAGGGCGTGGTGAACGCCGAGGTGTACCTGTCGCAGAACGACGGCACGCTCATGACCATGGAGCACGCGCGACGCTATCCCATCCTCACCATCGCGTGCGGGCCGACGAACTCCATCCGCGGCGCCAGCTACCTGTCGCGCCGCGACGACGCCATCGTCATCGACGTGGGCGGCACCACCACCGACCTAGGCGTGCTGGCGCACGGCTTCCCGCGCGAGAGCGGCGTAGCGGTGACCATCGGCGGCGTGCGCACGAACTTCCGCATGCCCGACGTGGTGTCCATCGGCCTGGGCGGCGGCTCCATCGTGCGCGTGGCCGACGACGGCACCGTGTGCGTGGGCCCCGACTCGGTGGGCTACGAGATCGCGCGCAAGGCGCTCGTGTTCGGCGGCGATACGATGACGGCCACCGACATCGCCGTGCGCCTGGGCATGGCCGAAGTGGGGGACGGGGCGCTCGTGGCCGACATCCCCGAGGACGTGGCCGAGCGCGCGATGGCCGCCATCCGCGCGCTCGTGGAGGATGCCATCGACGTGATGAAAGTGTCGAGCGACGACATCGACGTGGTGCTGGTGGGCGGCGGCGCCATCGTGCTGCCGCACGAGCTTGCCGGCACGGCCGAGGTGGACGCACCCGAGCACGCGGGCTGCGCGAACGCCATCGGTTCGGCCATCTCGAAGGTGAGCGGCGTGTACGAGGCGTTGGTCGACTACGACGTCACGCCGCGCGACGAGGCGCTGGCCATCGCGCGTGCCGCCGCCGTGGACGCCGCGGTGGAGGCCGGTGCGGTGCGCGACACCGTGGAGATCATCGACGCCGAGGACGTGCCCCTGGCGTACTATCCGGGCCACACGAACCGCGTGAAGGTGAAAGCCGCAGGCGATTTGGGGTAG
- a CDS encoding DUF917 domain-containing protein has product MRKIGIQEIEDIALGAALLGAGGGGDPYIGKLTAIGAVKECGEVELIGADEVPEGAFIMPTASMGAPTILAEKGVGANEFAKLFDMVSRYYGKPVYATMPMEAGGVNSMLPIAAAARLGIPMVDADGMGRAFPELQMVTFTIGGASATPMAFIDEKGNSGILDTITNKWTEDIARAATMTMGGTITIALFCMDADTCKKYGVHGIVTRSEELGRAIRTAKDGAAAAGLTPEEFFLKFTGGHKLFKGKISDVLRETRGAFNFGKVVLDGIGEDKGSQAFVEFQNENLSCVVDGEIRATVPDLICLVDPDTFTPVPTDALKYGKRVLAVGLECFDMWRTPAGIDLVGPRYFGIDTDYIPVEERSARKEA; this is encoded by the coding sequence ATGAGGAAGATCGGCATCCAGGAAATCGAAGACATCGCGCTGGGCGCGGCGCTTCTCGGCGCAGGCGGGGGCGGCGACCCCTACATCGGCAAGCTCACGGCCATCGGCGCCGTGAAGGAATGCGGCGAAGTCGAGCTCATCGGCGCCGACGAGGTGCCCGAGGGCGCGTTCATCATGCCGACGGCGTCCATGGGCGCGCCGACCATCCTCGCCGAGAAGGGCGTGGGCGCCAACGAGTTCGCCAAGCTGTTCGACATGGTGTCGCGCTACTACGGCAAGCCCGTGTACGCCACCATGCCCATGGAAGCCGGCGGCGTGAACTCCATGCTGCCCATCGCCGCGGCCGCGCGCCTCGGCATTCCCATGGTGGACGCCGACGGCATGGGCCGTGCGTTTCCCGAGCTGCAGATGGTCACGTTCACCATCGGCGGCGCGTCGGCCACGCCCATGGCGTTCATCGACGAGAAGGGCAACTCGGGCATCCTCGACACCATCACGAACAAGTGGACCGAGGACATCGCCCGCGCGGCCACCATGACCATGGGCGGAACCATCACCATCGCGTTGTTCTGCATGGATGCCGACACGTGCAAGAAGTACGGCGTGCACGGCATCGTGACGCGCTCCGAGGAGCTGGGCCGCGCCATCCGCACGGCGAAGGACGGGGCGGCTGCGGCCGGCCTCACGCCCGAGGAGTTCTTCCTGAAGTTCACGGGCGGCCACAAGCTGTTCAAGGGGAAGATCTCCGACGTGCTGCGCGAGACGCGCGGCGCGTTCAACTTCGGCAAGGTGGTGCTCGACGGCATCGGCGAGGACAAGGGATCGCAGGCGTTCGTCGAGTTCCAGAACGAGAACCTCAGCTGCGTGGTGGACGGCGAGATCAGGGCCACGGTACCCGACCTCATCTGCCTCGTGGACCCCGACACGTTCACGCCCGTGCCCACCGACGCGCTCAAGTACGGCAAGCGCGTGCTGGCCGTGGGCCTCGAGTGCTTCGATATGTGGCGCACGCCGGCGGGCATCGACCTCGTGGGGCCGCGCTACTTCGGCATCGACACCGACTACATCCCCGTGGAAGAGCGCAGCGCGCGGAAGGAGGCGTAA
- a CDS encoding cytosine permease, protein MPTARDTTAAAEADGLRIDESERKSWASIAFIRAGGMFSAPTLMVGASLGLGLALGGAALATLVGFGFIVAYMCFVSMQASDLGIPTASLAAPALGRAGARYLVSLIVGVVTIGWFGVQTAVCGASLALMLADVFGLAVPVWACSVALGALMLATALVGFDGLKWVSSVAAPLLVAICLYGVGASVAQTGSLDALLGYVPLPADAIGLIAGVNMAVGLFAFAGATAGDFARFARTRRDAVLSCVVGVIPAALVALVAGAALAIVTGQGDIAVIMNSIGLPAVGLIALVLSAWTVNASNVYSAGLGFAVMLGKGEGGSKLTTAVSGIAGIALAVGGILGQFEAFLTVLSACGPALAGVMVADYWLVRKGRPANVRVSDGVSAAGVAGLVCGIAVALVTGGTFALVPGLGALDLPFFVGPVNGIVVAMAAYALSYRLADGERFAGRIALKRPAESTIMNHAAPDAADGIQEGRA, encoded by the coding sequence GACGGCTTGCGCATCGACGAATCCGAACGCAAGAGCTGGGCCAGCATCGCGTTCATCCGCGCGGGCGGTATGTTCAGCGCGCCGACGCTCATGGTGGGCGCGTCGCTGGGGCTGGGCCTCGCGCTCGGCGGCGCGGCGCTCGCCACGCTCGTGGGGTTCGGCTTCATCGTGGCCTACATGTGCTTCGTGTCCATGCAAGCCTCCGACCTGGGGATCCCCACGGCATCGCTCGCGGCTCCCGCGCTCGGGCGCGCCGGCGCGCGCTACCTCGTATCGCTCATCGTGGGCGTGGTGACCATCGGCTGGTTCGGCGTGCAGACGGCCGTGTGCGGAGCGTCGCTGGCGCTCATGCTGGCCGACGTGTTCGGCCTGGCCGTGCCCGTGTGGGCATGCTCGGTGGCGCTCGGCGCGCTCATGCTGGCGACGGCGCTCGTGGGCTTCGACGGGCTGAAGTGGGTGAGCTCCGTCGCCGCGCCGCTGCTGGTGGCCATCTGCCTGTACGGCGTGGGCGCGTCGGTGGCGCAAACGGGCAGCCTCGACGCGCTGTTGGGCTACGTGCCGCTGCCGGCCGATGCCATCGGCCTCATCGCCGGCGTGAACATGGCGGTGGGCCTGTTCGCGTTCGCGGGCGCCACGGCCGGAGACTTCGCCCGCTTCGCGCGCACGCGGCGCGACGCGGTGCTGTCGTGCGTCGTCGGCGTCATCCCCGCGGCGCTCGTGGCGTTGGTGGCGGGGGCGGCGCTGGCCATCGTCACCGGTCAGGGCGACATCGCCGTCATCATGAACTCCATCGGGTTGCCGGCGGTGGGCCTCATCGCGCTCGTGCTGTCGGCGTGGACGGTGAACGCGAGCAACGTGTACTCCGCCGGCCTCGGCTTCGCCGTCATGCTGGGTAAGGGCGAGGGCGGCAGCAAGCTGACCACGGCCGTCTCCGGCATCGCGGGCATCGCGCTGGCGGTGGGCGGCATCCTCGGGCAGTTCGAGGCGTTCCTCACCGTGCTGTCGGCCTGCGGCCCCGCGCTGGCCGGCGTGATGGTAGCGGACTACTGGCTGGTGCGGAAAGGCCGCCCGGCGAACGTGCGCGTGAGCGACGGCGTGTCCGCAGCGGGCGTGGCGGGGCTCGTGTGCGGCATCGCGGTGGCGCTCGTCACGGGCGGCACGTTCGCGCTCGTGCCGGGGCTCGGCGCGCTCGACCTGCCGTTCTTCGTCGGGCCGGTGAACGGCATCGTCGTGGCGATGGCGGCCTACGCGCTGTCCTACCGCCTGGCGGACGGCGAGCGGTTCGCGGGGCGCATCGCCCTCAAACGACCCGCGGAATCGACTATCATGAACCATGCCGCACCCGATGCGGCGGACGGCATACAGGAAGGACGAGCATGA